A genomic window from Pseudomonadota bacterium includes:
- a CDS encoding carbohydrate ABC transporter permease encodes MDSRPKGPVGRRIVAYAVLMALSLIMVGPFAYLALASITEGSALQALRDGHVNPTLRFYGDVWRTFTEMHLFMNTLVICVSGVALELVLASLAAYPLARLEFRGKGVVSGLLLATMMLPVQAGMIVNFTTIRALGLFDTYAAVVLPSAVSVFGIFLMRQAYLTVPKELDEAARLDGASDVVIWWRVLVPLSLPSLATLGLFSFVGYWNAFVWPLVVLKHQERYPLAVGLEFMAEVFDKSFAKIAAGSVLSMIPVIVLFVLMQRAFIKGITAGAVK; translated from the coding sequence ATGGATAGCCGTCCCAAGGGGCCCGTCGGTCGTCGTATCGTGGCCTACGCGGTGCTGATGGCGCTCTCGCTGATCATGGTTGGACCGTTCGCCTACCTGGCGCTGGCGTCGATCACCGAGGGCAGCGCCCTGCAGGCGCTTCGCGACGGCCACGTGAACCCGACGTTGCGCTTCTATGGCGATGTCTGGCGCACGTTCACAGAGATGCACCTCTTCATGAACACGCTGGTCATCTGCGTGTCCGGGGTGGCTCTCGAGCTTGTGCTCGCGTCGCTTGCGGCCTATCCGCTGGCGCGGCTCGAGTTTCGTGGAAAGGGCGTGGTCTCGGGGCTGCTGCTGGCCACGATGATGCTGCCCGTGCAGGCCGGCATGATCGTGAACTTCACCACCATCCGCGCCCTCGGCCTGTTCGACACCTACGCGGCTGTGGTGCTGCCCAGCGCCGTGAGCGTCTTCGGCATCTTCCTCATGCGCCAGGCGTACCTGACGGTTCCCAAGGAGCTCGACGAGGCCGCGCGTCTCGACGGGGCAAGCGATGTCGTGATATGGTGGCGGGTGCTGGTGCCGCTCTCCCTGCCTTCGCTGGCCACCCTCGGGCTGTTCTCGTTCGTGGGGTACTGGAACGCATTCGTCTGGCCGCTCGTCGTTCTGAAGCACCAGGAGCGCTACCCGCTCGCCGTGGGGTTGGAGTTCATGGCGGAGGTATTTGACAAGTCGTTTGCCAAGATTGCCGCGGGCTCCGTGCTGTCGATGATCCCCGTCATCGTCTTGTTCGTGCTCATGCAGCGCGCATTCATCAAGGGGATCACGGCCGGCGCTGTGAAATAG